The Homo sapiens chromosome 6 genomic scaffold, GRCh38.p14 alternate locus group ALT_REF_LOCI_6 HSCHR6_MHC_QBL_CTG1 nucleotide sequence GCCTGAATGTTATTGTGACTTGCATAGTGACATTTCCAACCCTCCTCCTGCTAAGCCCCAGAGCCTTACATGCTGGACATGGGCAAGATAGGAACTCAAGTTACTTCCAGGTCTCCGTAAGTTTAGGACTGTGAAGAGGGCATCCTAATAGTCAAAAACATaagtgttggccgggcacggtggctcacgcctgtaatcccagccctttgggaggccgaggtgggcagatcacgatgtcaggagttcgagaccagcctggccaacatggtgaaaccccatctctactaaaatacaaaaattagccgggcatggtggtgcgcacctgtaatcccagctactcagaaggctgaggcaggagaatggcttgaacccgggaggcggaggttgcagtgagccgagatcgtgccattgcactccagcctgggcatagagtgagactccgtctaaaaaaaaaagaaagaaaaagaagaaagaggccaggcgctgtggctcacgcgtgtaatcccagcactttgggaggcccaggcgggcagatcacgaggtcaggagatcgagaccactctggctaacacggtgaaaccccgcctctactaaaaaatacaaaaaattagcctggcgtggtggcgggcgcctgtagtcccagctactcgggaggctgaggcagaatagcgtgaacccgggaggcggagcttgcagtgagccgagatcgtgccactgtactccagcctgggcgacagagcgagacttcgtctcaaaaaaagaaaaaaacaaataaataaaaataaataaaaaagaccctAAGTGTTAGTTAAAGCAGCAGCCTAGATTCAGAATtaagaaaacatgatttttatttttccgtTTCATGGAAGCAGCAGCGTCTACTGATAGTTCCTGCCGCCGGCCACCAGGTGGCAGAAGGGAACACAGTACCATAGCCCTGCCCCAGCGATCGCGCGGGCAGGAAGACCGGGTGGGAGGTAGGTGGGGCCGAGGCCTGGAGGCGAGGTAGGAGAGTAGGCTTAGGCTGTCAGAGGAAAAAACGGGCGATGTGAGGACTAAGTATGGATCTCAGGAGGGGACAGGAAATATTGAGAACACCACCTTACGGGTTCAGAATAAAACCGAGGGAATGAGGAAGAGGTTTAAGGAGATAGGCTAAATTGGGAAGAATTCACGGGGAATCAGAGGGTGGAGAGGGCGTGGGTGCCTGGAGATGCCTGGGAACAGAACGGCTGAGGGGACTCCATTATCTGTACTCTTCCCGGGGTGGGTCTAGGTCTGGCTCCTCCTGAGGTCGGTTGTCCACCTCAGGGGCAGGAGGCCAGGGGTTTTCTGGGGGCTGGGGTCCTGCCGGCCAAGGGTCGTCAGGCCGGGGAGGTTGAGGAGGATCCGTTCTAGGCGGTTCAGGGGGCCAGACTCCAGTTTCAGGCAGGTCTCTCCAGGGACGACTGGGGCGGGTAGGCGGAGGATCTTCAAAGAGAGGGGGTGCCCCTGGCCAAGGGTCACCGGGGACTGGGGGGCCCTGAGGCAATGTTGGGGAGCCTGCCTCCTCTCGGTCCTCTGCGGGTGGGTGAGAGGGGTGGCCCTCGCTGCCTGAGATGCCTgtaaaggaggaaggagaaaggtaaGAGGTGGTGAGGGcttctctccccagccccacccagccccagccccaggaggaggagccTGTCTGGACGGACGCAGCCTGAACTGACCCACAAACAGACCAAAAAAGTCACTCTCAAAGAGCTCTCGGTAGGTTTGTAAATACTTAACTGATGGTAAAATGTCATGAACCCCTACCCCCGATGGATCTGAACCGTTCACTTGACCCACTTTAAACTGACCAGACTTCTCCAAATAAGCTCCATCCACCCCTGGTTGGGGTACCCCACTAGCTTTGTCCTCAGGCCAACCTGCAACCCAAAGTGGGTTACACCTTGGCCCCCAGGCACACAGACCCCAGCTTTACAAGGACCCCAGCTCCTTAACACAGATCCCAGCTCCGAGGAAACTCATCCCCCCACGTTAAT carries:
- the PSORS1C2 gene encoding psoriasis susceptibility 1 candidate gene 2 protein precursor (The RefSeq protein has 1 substitution compared to this genomic sequence): MILNWKLLGILVLCLHTRGISGSEGHPSHPPAEDREEAGSPTLPQGPPVPGDPWPGAPPLFEDPPPTRPSRPWRDLPETGVWLPEPPRTDPPQPPRPDDPWPAGPQPPENPWPPAPEVDNRPQEEPDLDPPREEYR